One stretch of Anolis carolinensis isolate JA03-04 chromosome 3, rAnoCar3.1.pri, whole genome shotgun sequence DNA includes these proteins:
- the LOC100552892 gene encoding olfactory receptor 51E2 produces MLIFRLYSLFWEGIFLLERERERRAGSGFPTERDLSGQGSTPVLATPGIQKGHWDDREDPQSPRGLRPASPSPDMTSPPANVTCVLRPPSFTLRGLSGQEAADFWLAFPLLALYLVSVVGNATIVWVVRAEASLHAPKYLFLGMLAGVDLALATCTMPRMLSLFWLDDRTIGYGACLLQMFFIHSLSGVESTVLLAMAVDRYVAICRPLQYSALLTRSRAAKVGLGAVARSLAFFLPLPPMVDRLAFCGRSQLAHPFCLHQDLMTLSCHPAPTLPNRVYGLAAILLVMGLDGLLVFLSYLLILAAVLRLPTREERCRAASTCLAHVCMVLAFYVPLVGLSVVHRLGDGSHHPVLHVTLSCLYLLLPPVLNPIVYGARMTEIRHRALKMVGRRPLRPQAH; encoded by the exons ATGTTGATTTTTAGGTTGTATTCCCTATTTTGGGAAGGAATTTTCctccttgagagagagagagagcgccggGCTGGCTCTGGGTTCCCAACCGAAAGGGATCTATCTGGACAGGGATCCACTCCGGTCCTGGCCACTCCTGGGATCCAGAAAGGCCACTGGGATGACCGAGAAGACCCTCAAAG CCCCCGAGGCCTCCGTCCGGCCTCCCCGTCTCCGGACATGACCTCCCCCCCAGCGAACGTGACCTGTGTCCTGCGGCCGCCGTCTTTCACCCTGCGCGGCCTCTCCGGCCAGGAGGCCGCCGACTTCTGGCTGGCCTTCCCCTTGTTGGCGCTGTACTTGGTGTCCGTGGTGGGCAACGCCACCATCGTGTGGGTGGTCCGGGCAGAGGCCTCGCTCCACGCGCCCAAGTACCTCTTCCTGGGCATGCTGGCCGGCGTGGACCTGGCGCTGGCCACGTGCACCATGCCCCGCATGCTCTCCCTCTTCTGGCTGGACGACCGGACCATCGGCTACGGCGCCTGCCTGCTCCAGATGTTCTTCATCCACTCGCTCTCGGGCGTGGAGTCCACGGTGCTGCTGGCCATGGCCGTCGACCGCTACGTGGCCATCTGCCGCCCGCTGCAGTACTCGGCCCTGCTGACCCGCTCGCGGGCGGCCAAAGTGGGCCTGGGTGCCGTGGCCCGGAGCCTGGCCTTCTTCCTGCCGCTGCCGCCCATGGTTGACCGGCTGGCCTTCTGCGGCCGCAGCCAGCTGGCGCACCCCTTCTGCCTCCACCAGGACCTGATGACCCTGTCCTGCCACCCCGCGCCCACGCTGCCCAACCGGGTCTACGGCCTGGCGGCCATCCTGCTGGTCATGGGCCTGGACGGACTGCTGGTCTTCCTCTCCTACCTGCTCATCCTGGCCGCCGTCCTGCGCCTGCCCACCCGGGAGGAGCGCTGCCGGGCCGCCTCCACCTGCCTGGCCCACGTCTGCATGGTCCTGGCCTTCTACGTCCCGCTGGTGGGGCTCTCCGTGGTCCACCGCCTGGGAGATGGGAGCCACCACCCCGTGCTCCACGTCACCCTCAGCTGCCTCTACCTGCTCCTGCCCCCCGTCCTCAACCCCATTGTCTATGGGGCACGCATGACCGAGATCCGGCACAGGGCCCTCAAGATGGTGGGCAGGAGGCCACTGAGACCCCAGGCCCACTGA